A part of Streptomyces sp. NBC_00557 genomic DNA contains:
- the pcp gene encoding pyroglutamyl-peptidase I, protein MTRVLVTGFAPFDGQKVNPSWQAASLVAAEPPAGFTVTAAELPCVFGQSIQALRDAVRAAEPDLILCLGQAGGRPGVTVERVAVNVDDARIPDNAGNQPVDEPVVPGGPAAYFSTLPVKACVAALRAAGVPAAVSNTAGTFVCNHVAYGLGHLIATELPHTRGGFVHVPWAPEQVTDGTAPALEPATVARGLRALLPVAARTPAGGDLKVTEGATH, encoded by the coding sequence ATGACCCGCGTGCTCGTCACCGGCTTCGCCCCCTTCGACGGCCAGAAGGTCAACCCGTCCTGGCAGGCGGCCTCGCTCGTGGCCGCCGAGCCGCCCGCCGGGTTCACCGTCACCGCCGCCGAACTCCCCTGTGTCTTCGGCCAGTCCATACAGGCCCTGCGCGACGCCGTCCGCGCCGCCGAACCCGATCTGATCCTGTGCCTGGGCCAGGCGGGCGGCCGTCCCGGCGTCACCGTCGAACGCGTCGCCGTCAACGTCGACGACGCCCGCATCCCCGACAACGCGGGCAACCAGCCCGTCGACGAGCCCGTGGTCCCCGGCGGCCCCGCAGCGTACTTCTCCACGCTCCCGGTGAAGGCCTGCGTCGCCGCCCTGCGCGCGGCGGGCGTGCCGGCCGCGGTGTCCAACACCGCCGGCACGTTCGTCTGCAACCATGTCGCGTACGGCCTGGGTCATCTCATCGCCACCGAACTCCCGCACACCCGCGGCGGTTTCGTGCATGTGCCCTGGGCGCCGGAGCAGGTCACCGACGGCACCGCGCCCGCCCTGGAGCCCGCCACGGTCGCCCGGGGACTGCGCGCGCTGCTGCCGGTCGCCGCCCGCACGCCCGCGGGCGGCGACCTGAAGGTCACCGAGGGAGCCACCCACTGA
- a CDS encoding DUF2267 domain-containing protein codes for MQLEEFLAQVRERGEYRSREETEHVCEAVLWALATRIAPEEADELAARLPAPLDEALHLERGRPETFDCDEFLRRVSVQTGARPRTAEWDADAVLSTVADAVPDRQLEELLSGLPARYAEFFGRSSPS; via the coding sequence GTGCAACTGGAAGAGTTCCTGGCCCAGGTCCGCGAGCGCGGGGAGTACCGGAGCCGCGAGGAGACCGAGCACGTCTGCGAGGCGGTCCTGTGGGCGCTCGCGACCCGGATCGCCCCCGAAGAGGCCGACGAGCTGGCCGCCCGGCTGCCCGCCCCGCTGGACGAGGCCCTGCATCTGGAGCGGGGGCGTCCCGAGACGTTCGACTGCGACGAGTTCCTGCGCCGCGTTTCCGTGCAGACCGGCGCCCGGCCGCGCACCGCGGAGTGGGACGCGGACGCCGTGCTGTCCACGGTCGCCGACGCGGTGCCGGACCGGCAGCTGGAGGAGCTGCTGTCCGGGCTCCCGGCCCGCTACGCCGAGTTCTTCGGCCGCTCGAGTCCGAGCTGA
- a CDS encoding LamB/YcsF family protein: protein MIDLNADLGEGFGRWTLTDDDALLSVVTSANVACGFHAGDPSVMRRVCGLAAERGVRIGAQVSYRDLAGFGRRAMDVPGEELAAEVAYQIGALRVFAQAAGADVVYVKPHGALYNRTVHDAEQAAAVVAGVRLAGGALPVLGLPGSRLLAAAQEAGLTAVPEAFADRAYTPAGTLVPRREPGAVVTDEDAVIRRALAFAVDGAVEAADGTTVPVAARSLCVHGDTPGAARIAARVREALEAAGVEVGAFA from the coding sequence GTGATCGACCTCAACGCGGACCTCGGTGAGGGCTTCGGCCGCTGGACCCTCACCGACGACGACGCCCTGCTCTCCGTCGTGACCAGCGCCAACGTCGCCTGCGGCTTCCACGCCGGCGACCCCTCCGTGATGCGCCGCGTCTGCGGCCTGGCCGCCGAGCGCGGCGTCCGGATCGGCGCCCAGGTCTCCTACCGCGACCTGGCCGGGTTCGGCCGCCGCGCCATGGACGTGCCCGGCGAGGAGCTGGCCGCCGAGGTCGCCTACCAGATCGGCGCGCTGCGGGTCTTCGCCCAGGCCGCCGGCGCCGACGTGGTCTACGTCAAGCCGCACGGCGCGCTCTACAACCGCACCGTGCACGACGCCGAGCAGGCCGCGGCCGTCGTGGCCGGCGTCCGGCTCGCGGGCGGGGCCCTGCCGGTGCTCGGCCTGCCCGGCTCGCGCCTGCTGGCCGCCGCGCAGGAGGCCGGCCTGACCGCCGTACCGGAGGCCTTCGCGGACCGCGCCTACACCCCCGCCGGCACCCTCGTGCCGCGCCGCGAACCGGGCGCCGTGGTGACCGACGAGGACGCGGTGATCCGGCGCGCGCTCGCCTTCGCCGTGGACGGCGCGGTCGAGGCCGCGGACGGTACGACGGTCCCGGTGGCCGCCCGCTCCCTGTGCGTCCACGGCGACACCCCGGGCGCCGCCAGGATCGCGGCGCGGGTGCGCGAGGCCCTCGAGGCGGCCGGGGTCGAGGTCGGGGCGTTCGCATGA
- a CDS encoding DUF969 domain-containing protein, with the protein MIVLLGVVVVILGFVTRRNPVLVVGVAGVFTGLIGGMNPLEVLAAFGRSFADSRSVTVFAVALPVIGLLERYGLREQARRLIARLGALSTGRFLTVYLLVRQVTAAFGLTSMCGPAQTVRPLVAPMAEAAAERSAGAALPERLREKVRSYSASADTVGVFFGEDCFVAIGSILLITGFVNSTYHQNLEPTQLALWAVPVAVCAFLVHGARLLLLDRQLQREMALAAAEHDLPLPKESNK; encoded by the coding sequence ATGATCGTTCTCCTCGGCGTCGTCGTGGTGATCCTCGGATTCGTCACGCGCCGCAATCCCGTCCTCGTGGTGGGCGTCGCCGGTGTCTTCACCGGGCTGATCGGCGGAATGAACCCGCTGGAGGTCCTGGCGGCCTTCGGCCGGTCCTTCGCCGACAGCCGCTCGGTCACCGTCTTCGCCGTCGCCCTGCCCGTGATCGGTCTGCTCGAGCGCTACGGCCTGCGGGAACAGGCCCGCAGGCTCATCGCCCGGCTCGGCGCTCTGAGCACCGGCCGGTTCCTCACCGTCTATCTGCTGGTCCGTCAGGTCACCGCGGCGTTCGGCCTGACCAGCATGTGCGGGCCGGCGCAGACGGTGCGGCCGCTCGTCGCGCCCATGGCCGAGGCCGCCGCCGAGCGCTCGGCGGGTGCGGCGCTGCCCGAGCGGCTGCGGGAGAAGGTGCGGTCCTACTCCGCGTCCGCCGACACCGTCGGCGTGTTCTTCGGCGAGGACTGCTTCGTCGCAATCGGCTCGATCCTGCTGATCACCGGATTCGTCAACTCGACGTACCACCAGAACCTGGAGCCGACCCAGCTGGCCCTGTGGGCGGTCCCGGTCGCCGTCTGCGCCTTCCTGGTCCACGGCGCCCGGCTGCTGCTCCTGGACCGCCAGTTGCAGCGCGAGATGGCGCTCGCCGCCGCCGAACACGACCTGCCGCTGCCGAAGGAGAGCAACAAGTGA
- a CDS encoding acyl-CoA dehydrogenase family protein, with product MLSDSTATATTIAEKPGVAAVVAGAPRVAEIAARCSDETEAARRLAPDVVDAVRAAGFARHFVPAAYGGAEGRFADMTSAVTLVGEGCASAAWVASLSAYAARYGAYLPPEGQAVLWADGPDALMAGALMPAGKAEPVSGGWRLSGEWKYISGIRFADWVFACSAVPGKVGPDGRGEVRFFAVPRADVTVKDTWFTLGMRGTGSDTMVLDDVFVPEHLTLSRLDSNAGRATASTARCHTAPVNEVNGLPLAVPVVGAARGAVRTAAEQTMRRTDRRGAPLREKPSVQTDLARSAAEVDAAELLVQRAARVADGVEATRDGEAAVRGPRDLALAVELSVSAVERLFRATGTTGHFESDPVQRFWRDVNTAASHVIFSFETAGSAYGAWALGAQGAEPGR from the coding sequence ATGCTCAGCGACAGCACAGCCACGGCGACGACCATCGCCGAGAAGCCGGGCGTGGCGGCGGTCGTCGCCGGTGCTCCGCGCGTGGCCGAGATCGCGGCGCGGTGCAGCGACGAGACGGAGGCCGCCCGGAGGCTTGCGCCGGACGTGGTCGACGCGGTGCGGGCGGCCGGATTCGCCCGGCACTTCGTCCCCGCGGCCTACGGCGGCGCGGAGGGCCGCTTCGCGGACATGACCTCGGCGGTGACCCTGGTCGGCGAGGGCTGCGCCTCGGCGGCCTGGGTCGCCTCGCTGTCCGCCTACGCGGCCCGGTACGGGGCGTACCTCCCCCCGGAGGGACAGGCGGTGCTCTGGGCCGACGGGCCGGACGCCCTGATGGCGGGCGCGCTCATGCCGGCCGGGAAGGCGGAGCCGGTCTCCGGCGGCTGGCGGCTCAGCGGCGAGTGGAAGTACATCAGCGGGATCCGGTTCGCCGACTGGGTCTTCGCCTGCTCCGCCGTACCCGGCAAGGTGGGCCCCGACGGGCGGGGCGAGGTGCGGTTCTTCGCGGTGCCGCGGGCCGACGTCACCGTGAAGGACACCTGGTTCACGCTGGGCATGCGCGGGACCGGCAGCGACACCATGGTCCTGGACGACGTCTTCGTGCCCGAGCATCTGACGCTGTCGAGGCTCGACAGCAACGCGGGGCGGGCCACGGCCTCCACGGCCCGCTGCCACACGGCGCCCGTCAACGAGGTGAACGGGCTGCCGCTCGCCGTCCCCGTGGTCGGTGCCGCCCGCGGGGCGGTGCGGACCGCGGCCGAGCAGACCATGCGGCGCACCGACCGGCGCGGCGCCCCGCTGCGCGAGAAGCCGTCGGTGCAGACCGACCTGGCGCGCTCGGCCGCCGAGGTGGACGCCGCGGAACTCCTCGTCCAGCGGGCCGCCCGGGTCGCCGACGGCGTCGAGGCGACCAGGGACGGCGAGGCGGCGGTGCGCGGGCCGCGGGACCTGGCGCTCGCGGTCGAGCTGTCGGTGTCGGCCGTCGAACGGCTCTTCCGCGCCACCGGGACGACGGGCCACTTCGAGTCCGACCCGGTCCAGCGCTTCTGGCGCGACGTCAACACCGCGGCCTCCCACGTGATCTTCTCCTTCGAGACCGCCGGGTCGGCCTACGGCGCCTGGGCGCTGGGCGCGCAGGGCGCCGAGCCCGGGCGCTGA
- a CDS encoding DUF979 domain-containing protein → MIKVEWLYWLVGLVFVAMAVQMAADRSNPKRWTSAAFWGLLGLTFPYGTGVANATAKNGGWTLPAEPLGAAVLALIVLAGFNFLGKGVPVTSTAEERKASATRLGSRIFVPALTIPLVAIVCASVLDGSGLFETGKATLIGLGIGCLVALGVGMLVTGERKPSVPLHSGRSMLEAMGSALLLPQLLAVLGSIFALAGVGTQVGRLVHDVLPDHSKYLAVLAYCVGMFLFTVIMGNAFAAFPVMTAAIGWPVLVQQMHGDPPAVLAVGMLAGFCGTLCTPMAANFNIVPATLLELKDQYGPIKAQIPTALPLLVCCTALMAFFAF, encoded by the coding sequence GTGATCAAGGTCGAATGGCTGTACTGGCTGGTGGGTCTCGTCTTCGTCGCGATGGCCGTGCAGATGGCGGCCGACCGCAGCAACCCCAAGCGGTGGACCTCCGCCGCGTTCTGGGGCCTGCTCGGGCTGACCTTCCCCTACGGCACCGGGGTCGCCAACGCCACCGCGAAGAACGGCGGCTGGACCCTGCCCGCCGAACCGCTCGGCGCCGCGGTCCTCGCCCTCATCGTGCTCGCCGGCTTCAACTTCCTCGGCAAGGGCGTCCCCGTCACCAGCACCGCCGAGGAGCGCAAGGCCTCCGCCACCCGGCTCGGCAGCCGCATCTTCGTCCCCGCCCTGACGATCCCGCTCGTCGCCATCGTCTGCGCCTCGGTCCTCGACGGCTCGGGCCTGTTCGAGACCGGCAAGGCCACCCTGATCGGACTCGGCATCGGCTGCCTCGTCGCCCTCGGCGTCGGCATGCTGGTCACCGGCGAACGCAAGCCGTCCGTGCCGCTGCACTCCGGGCGTTCCATGCTGGAGGCGATGGGCTCGGCCCTGCTGCTGCCCCAGCTCCTCGCCGTACTCGGCTCGATCTTCGCGCTCGCGGGCGTCGGCACCCAGGTCGGCAGACTCGTGCACGACGTCCTGCCGGACCACTCGAAGTACCTCGCCGTCCTCGCCTACTGCGTCGGCATGTTCCTGTTCACCGTGATCATGGGCAACGCCTTCGCCGCGTTCCCGGTGATGACCGCGGCGATCGGCTGGCCCGTCCTCGTCCAGCAGATGCACGGCGACCCGCCGGCCGTCCTCGCCGTCGGCATGCTGGCCGGCTTCTGCGGCACGCTGTGCACGCCGATGGCCGCCAACTTCAACATCGTCCCGGCGACCCTGCTGGAGCTGAAGGACCAGTACGGCCCCATCAAGGCGCAGATCCCGACGGCCCTTCCGCTGCTGGTCTGCTGCACGGCGCTCATGGCGTTCTTCGCGTTCTGA
- a CDS encoding NADPH:quinone reductase encodes MRAAYIEELGSPDVIRYGEIAPPRPGPTDVLVDVLATAVDPVDAYVRSGLFRTHVDFPFVVGRDLVGTVAETGPGVTGFRTGDRVWCNSLGHGGRQGAAAEQAVVAADRLYRLPEGVDPCAAVAVFHPAATAYLALFVHGRLHVGETVLVAGAAGNVGSALVTMAVRAGARVLATAAARDARYCAELGAAEVFDYRDPDLTERIRAAAPSGLDLYLDTAGVNDLETWVDLLALRGRVVLLAGPRTRPVLPAGALYMNDRSVVGFVISHATPGELAEAAAYINDLLGRGVLRSRTIEVFPLSAAADVHARMEKGELHGRRAVLRTDLADG; translated from the coding sequence ATGCGCGCTGCGTACATCGAGGAGCTGGGGTCCCCGGACGTCATCCGGTACGGCGAGATCGCCCCGCCCCGGCCGGGACCCACCGACGTGCTGGTGGACGTCCTGGCCACCGCGGTCGACCCGGTGGACGCCTACGTGCGCTCGGGGCTCTTCCGCACCCACGTCGACTTCCCCTTCGTCGTCGGCCGCGACCTGGTCGGCACGGTCGCGGAGACGGGCCCCGGCGTCACCGGCTTCCGCACCGGGGACCGGGTGTGGTGCAACAGCCTCGGGCACGGCGGACGGCAGGGCGCGGCGGCGGAGCAGGCGGTGGTGGCGGCCGACCGGCTGTACCGGCTGCCCGAGGGAGTCGACCCGTGCGCCGCGGTCGCGGTGTTCCACCCGGCCGCGACCGCCTATCTGGCCCTGTTCGTGCACGGGCGGCTGCACGTGGGGGAGACCGTGCTGGTCGCGGGCGCCGCCGGCAACGTCGGCAGCGCGCTGGTGACGATGGCGGTGCGGGCCGGCGCCCGCGTCCTCGCCACGGCCGCCGCGCGGGACGCGCGGTACTGCGCGGAGCTGGGCGCGGCCGAGGTGTTCGACTACCGGGATCCGGACCTGACGGAGAGGATCCGCGCGGCGGCGCCGTCGGGACTGGACCTGTACCTGGACACGGCGGGCGTCAACGACCTGGAGACCTGGGTCGACCTGCTCGCCCTCAGGGGCCGCGTGGTGCTGCTGGCCGGCCCCCGGACCCGTCCCGTGCTGCCCGCCGGAGCGCTGTACATGAACGACCGCTCCGTCGTGGGGTTCGTGATCTCGCACGCGACACCCGGCGAACTCGCCGAGGCCGCCGCGTACATCAACGACCTGCTGGGCCGCGGTGTGCTGCGGTCCCGCACCATAGAGGTCTTCCCGCTGAGCGCGGCGGCCGACGTGCACGCCCGGATGGAGAAGGGCGAACTGCACGGCCGGCGCGCCGTCCTGCGCACCGACCTCGCCGACGGCTGA
- a CDS encoding LysR family transcriptional regulator: MMDLRQMEVVVAVADAGGFTAAARRLHVVQSAVSGTVRALERELGTALFTRNTHRVALTPAGEAFVPAARAALRAAELAREAVDAAKGELRGRVTVGIMQGVWAGLHRALAALRAEHPGVVVQLRQAAVTDIRQALREGTVDLAVVALDRQQQRGLVTRLLSREEMVLVASPGRDLAASAPEGAVEPDTVARLPLVDFTPGWAIRHAVDRAFRAAGVDRVTTFEVNDIVAAAELVRGDLGVCIMPPSIAGRFPDLATYRFARHAPSWKVMVVRPHGDPPPAVAALLRHIT; the protein is encoded by the coding sequence ATGATGGACCTGCGGCAGATGGAAGTCGTCGTCGCGGTGGCGGACGCGGGCGGGTTCACGGCGGCGGCGCGGCGGCTGCACGTCGTCCAGTCCGCCGTCTCCGGCACGGTCCGCGCCCTCGAACGGGAACTGGGCACCGCGCTGTTCACCCGGAACACCCACCGCGTGGCGCTCACCCCGGCCGGCGAAGCCTTCGTACCCGCGGCACGGGCCGCCCTGCGCGCCGCCGAACTGGCTCGCGAGGCCGTCGACGCCGCGAAGGGGGAACTGCGCGGCCGGGTGACCGTCGGCATCATGCAGGGCGTCTGGGCGGGACTGCACCGCGCGCTGGCCGCGCTGCGGGCGGAACATCCGGGGGTGGTGGTCCAGCTCCGGCAGGCCGCGGTGACCGACATCCGGCAGGCCCTGCGCGAGGGCACCGTGGACCTGGCCGTGGTGGCGCTCGACCGCCAGCAGCAGCGCGGGCTGGTGACCCGGCTGCTGTCCCGCGAGGAGATGGTCCTGGTCGCCTCCCCCGGCCGGGACCTCGCGGCGAGCGCCCCCGAGGGCGCCGTCGAACCGGACACGGTCGCCCGGTTGCCGCTGGTGGACTTCACCCCCGGCTGGGCGATCCGGCACGCCGTCGACCGGGCCTTCCGCGCCGCCGGCGTCGACCGCGTCACGACCTTCGAGGTGAACGACATCGTTGCGGCGGCCGAACTGGTCCGCGGCGACCTGGGCGTCTGCATCATGCCCCCGTCCATCGCCGGCCGCTTCCCGGACCTGGCCACCTACCGCTTCGCCCGGCACGCGCCGAGCTGGAAGGTGATGGTGGTACGGCCGCACGGCGATCCGCCGCCGGCGGTCGCGGCCCTGCTGCGGCACATCACCTGA
- a CDS encoding class I SAM-dependent methyltransferase: protein MAGSDPQDAPDARGEADAVTSSQRLDALYAGRPPWEIGQPQPAFLALARSGAVRGRVLDVGCGTGEHVLLCAGLGLDATGVDLADTALRAAEDKARRRGLRARFLHHDTRRLADLGERFDTVLDSGMFHMLDPDDRPAFTRGLRAVLRPGGRYFLLCFSDREPETPGAAGPHRLTRDDLTDTFAGPLHLDFAVPATIEINLDRPGIRGWLAAMTMLARPADRP from the coding sequence ATGGCCGGATCCGATCCACAGGACGCACCGGATGCACGGGGTGAGGCGGACGCGGTGACGTCCTCGCAGCGGCTCGACGCCCTCTACGCCGGACGGCCGCCCTGGGAGATCGGACAGCCCCAGCCGGCGTTCCTCGCCCTCGCCCGGTCGGGGGCCGTCCGGGGCCGGGTGCTCGACGTCGGCTGCGGCACCGGCGAGCACGTGCTCCTGTGCGCCGGCCTCGGGCTCGACGCCACCGGCGTGGACCTGGCGGACACCGCGCTGCGCGCCGCCGAGGACAAGGCGCGCCGGCGCGGCCTGCGGGCCCGGTTCCTGCACCACGACACCCGGAGGCTGGCGGACCTGGGCGAGCGGTTCGACACCGTCCTGGACAGCGGCATGTTCCACATGCTCGACCCGGACGACCGTCCCGCCTTCACCCGCGGCCTGCGCGCCGTCCTGCGCCCCGGCGGCCGCTACTTCCTGCTCTGCTTCAGCGACCGGGAGCCCGAGACACCCGGTGCCGCGGGACCGCACCGGCTGACCCGGGACGACCTCACGGACACGTTCGCCGGCCCGCTGCACCTCGACTTCGCCGTGCCGGCCACCATCGAGATCAACCTGGACCGCCCCGGCATCCGCGGCTGGCTGGCGGCCATGACCATGCTCGCCCGCCCGGCGGACCGTCCCTGA
- a CDS encoding DUF2891 domain-containing protein, whose translation MPLAAHAAGFARLALANVTREYPNSPAHLMTSPDEEVRPRALHPAFYGSYDWHSSVHMHWLLVRLLRRHGGTPALPDTAPVTDVLDRHLTPANLAVEAAYLRGRPSFERPYGWAWLVALAAECRAYAGAAGARWAAALAPAVAAVDALLAEWLPKATYPVRHGTHPNSAFALGLLLDTGELPAATAEAVRRRLQAWFADDHDAPAHWEPSGQDFLSPALTEADAMRRVLGREQFARWLDRFLPALRSGAPCPLLEVPVVSDRTDPQIGHLLGLTLSRAAALRSIAAGLPDGPVRRRLAEAADAHLAAGLPAVRREDFTTGHWLATFAALALDAGPGDTARSG comes from the coding sequence ATGCCGCTCGCCGCGCACGCGGCCGGGTTCGCCCGGCTCGCCCTGGCCAACGTCACCCGCGAGTACCCCAACTCCCCCGCCCACCTGATGACGTCACCGGACGAGGAGGTACGGCCCCGCGCCCTGCACCCCGCCTTCTACGGCTCCTACGACTGGCACTCGTCGGTCCACATGCACTGGCTGCTGGTCCGCCTCCTGCGCCGGCACGGCGGCACGCCCGCCCTGCCGGACACGGCGCCGGTCACCGACGTCCTCGACCGGCACCTCACCCCCGCGAACCTCGCCGTCGAAGCCGCCTATCTGCGCGGCCGTCCCTCCTTCGAGCGGCCGTACGGCTGGGCCTGGCTGGTGGCGCTCGCCGCCGAGTGCCGGGCGTACGCAGGGGCGGCCGGGGCCCGCTGGGCCGCGGCGCTGGCGCCGGCGGTCGCCGCCGTCGACGCCCTGCTGGCCGAGTGGCTGCCGAAGGCCACCTATCCGGTGCGCCACGGCACCCATCCCAACAGCGCCTTCGCGCTGGGCCTCCTGCTCGACACGGGCGAACTGCCCGCCGCGACCGCCGAGGCCGTACGGCGGCGGCTGCAGGCCTGGTTCGCCGACGACCACGACGCGCCCGCGCACTGGGAACCGTCCGGCCAGGACTTCCTGTCCCCGGCGCTGACCGAGGCCGACGCCATGCGCCGGGTGCTCGGCAGGGAGCAGTTCGCCCGGTGGCTCGACCGCTTCCTGCCCGCCCTGCGCTCGGGCGCCCCCTGCCCGCTGCTGGAGGTGCCCGTCGTCTCCGACCGGACCGACCCGCAGATCGGCCATCTGCTCGGACTCACCCTCAGCCGGGCCGCCGCCCTGCGCTCGATCGCCGCAGGGCTGCCGGACGGACCGGTGCGTCGGCGCCTGGCCGAGGCCGCCGACGCCCATCTGGCGGCGGGCCTGCCCGCCGTGCGGCGCGAGGACTTCACCACCGGCCACTGGCTGGCCACGTTCGCGGCGCTGGCCCTCGACGCCGGACCGGGTGACACCGCGCGGTCCGGCTGA
- a CDS encoding dienelactone hydrolase family protein — protein sequence MISDMVLVPTSDATLPGDLVVPSAARAVVLFAHGSGSSRHSPRNRMVAAELRTAGFGTLLMDLLSEREERHDAVTGEHRFDIPLLGRRLVAAIDWLDTQPDTRGLPVVLFGASTGAAAALVAAAERPDRVLTVVSRGGRPDLAGDALGRVRTPVLLIVGGNDQQVQELNEEAAGYLRVPHTLHIVPGATHLFGEPGALEEVAEVARRWCEERLTGQTAQHA from the coding sequence ATGATCTCCGACATGGTCCTGGTGCCCACCAGCGACGCCACTCTCCCCGGTGACCTCGTCGTTCCCTCGGCGGCGCGCGCCGTGGTGCTCTTCGCCCACGGCAGCGGCAGTTCCCGGCACAGTCCGCGCAACCGGATGGTCGCCGCCGAGCTGCGCACCGCCGGATTCGGCACCCTGCTGATGGACCTGCTCAGCGAGCGGGAGGAGCGGCACGACGCCGTGACCGGCGAGCACCGCTTCGACATCCCGCTGCTGGGCCGGCGGCTCGTGGCCGCGATCGACTGGCTCGACACCCAGCCGGACACCCGGGGCCTCCCGGTCGTCCTGTTCGGCGCCAGCACGGGTGCCGCCGCGGCGCTGGTGGCCGCGGCCGAGCGTCCGGACCGGGTGCTGACCGTGGTGTCGCGCGGCGGCCGCCCCGACCTGGCGGGCGACGCCCTGGGACGGGTGCGGACCCCGGTCCTGCTCATCGTCGGCGGCAACGACCAGCAGGTGCAGGAGCTGAACGAGGAAGCGGCCGGGTACCTGCGGGTCCCGCACACCCTGCATATCGTTCCGGGGGCCACCCACCTGTTCGGCGAGCCCGGTGCCCTCGAAGAGGTCGCCGAGGTGGCCAGGCGGTGGTGCGAGGAGCGGCTGACCGGACAGACGGCACAGCACGCCTGA
- a CDS encoding MFS transporter, protein MPGRLIALLAVASGMTVANLYYAQPLLSSLREVFHTSTAAAGWLITLTQVGYVIGMLFLVPLGDRLEKRGLITVLLAVTTAALLTAGLAGNFPTLLIASLVAGATSVVAQILVPFAASLAPDHARGRIVGRVMSGLLTGILLSRTLSGLVSDMAGWRVVYLGSAGLMAVLAVALRSALPRHAPTTAIPYARVLHSTVRMLRIHPALLRRALYQAAMFGAFSAFWTTVSYLLAGPGFHYSALGIGVFALVGAAGAAVAPLAGRWADRNLTRPMTGAAFLLAALAFGVAGIGRHHIVLIALAAVLLDMAVQATLILGQHTIYQLDPDARARLNSAFIATFFLGGALGSQLGSLTYHSGGWTGVTALGAALPVAALLYWLTEHRKAERNRVRDTA, encoded by the coding sequence GTGCCGGGCCGGCTGATCGCGCTGCTGGCCGTCGCCTCCGGCATGACGGTCGCCAACCTGTACTACGCCCAGCCCCTGCTCTCCTCGCTGCGCGAGGTGTTCCACACCAGCACCGCGGCGGCCGGCTGGCTGATCACCCTCACCCAGGTCGGCTACGTGATCGGCATGCTCTTCCTCGTGCCGCTCGGCGACCGGCTGGAGAAGCGCGGCCTGATCACGGTGCTGCTGGCGGTCACCACGGCCGCTCTCCTGACGGCCGGGCTGGCCGGGAACTTCCCCACTCTGCTCATCGCCTCCCTGGTCGCCGGCGCGACCTCGGTCGTCGCCCAGATCCTGGTCCCGTTCGCCGCGAGCCTCGCGCCCGACCACGCGCGCGGCCGGATCGTGGGCCGGGTGATGAGCGGGCTGCTCACCGGGATCCTGCTCTCGCGCACCCTCAGCGGTCTGGTGTCCGACATGGCCGGCTGGCGCGTGGTCTACCTGGGCTCGGCGGGCCTGATGGCCGTGCTCGCCGTCGCCCTGCGCTCGGCCCTGCCCCGGCACGCGCCGACCACGGCCATCCCGTACGCCCGGGTGCTGCACTCCACCGTGCGGATGCTGCGCATCCACCCCGCGCTGCTGCGCCGCGCCCTGTACCAGGCGGCGATGTTCGGCGCGTTCAGCGCCTTCTGGACCACCGTCTCCTACCTCCTCGCCGGTCCCGGCTTCCACTACTCCGCCCTCGGCATCGGCGTGTTCGCCCTGGTCGGGGCCGCCGGTGCGGCCGTGGCCCCGCTGGCCGGACGGTGGGCCGACCGGAACCTGACCCGGCCCATGACCGGCGCCGCGTTCCTCCTCGCCGCGCTGGCCTTCGGCGTCGCGGGCATCGGCCGGCACCACATCGTCCTGATCGCCCTGGCCGCCGTCCTGCTCGACATGGCCGTACAGGCCACCCTGATCCTCGGCCAGCACACCATCTACCAGCTCGATCCCGACGCCCGCGCCCGCCTCAACAGCGCCTTCATCGCCACCTTCTTCCTCGGCGGCGCCCTCGGCTCCCAACTCGGTTCGCTGACCTACCACTCCGGCGGCTGGACGGGGGTGACGGCGCTCGGCGCGGCCCTGCCCGTCGCGGCGCTGCTGTACTGGCTCACCGAGCACCGGAAGGCGGAGCGGAACCGCGTCCGGGACACCGCATAG
- a CDS encoding MarR family winged helix-turn-helix transcriptional regulator: MHKRVVDPAGPADAPAERLMLAVEEIVRYVRRSATAGGLSTAASSALSRLGREGPQRLTELARAENASQPNMTQLVTRLERAGLVRRTADRTDGRGVLVEATPAGLDVFRRRRSERAGALAELLEELTEPERHAVAVALPALARVIRHRRAGS; the protein is encoded by the coding sequence ATGCACAAGCGGGTTGTCGACCCTGCCGGCCCAGCGGACGCGCCGGCCGAGCGCCTGATGCTCGCCGTGGAGGAGATCGTCCGGTACGTGCGCCGCAGCGCCACCGCCGGCGGGCTCAGCACCGCGGCCTCGTCCGCGCTCAGCCGGCTGGGACGCGAGGGACCCCAGCGGCTGACCGAACTGGCCCGGGCCGAGAACGCCTCCCAGCCCAACATGACCCAGCTCGTCACCCGCCTGGAACGGGCAGGACTGGTACGCCGCACAGCCGACCGCACCGACGGCCGCGGGGTGCTGGTGGAGGCGACCCCCGCCGGTCTCGACGTCTTCCGCCGGCGCCGGTCCGAGCGCGCCGGCGCCCTCGCCGAGCTCCTCGAGGAGCTGACCGAGCCGGAGCGGCACGCCGTGGCCGTCGCGCTGCCCGCGCTGGCCCGGGTGATCCGCCACCGCCGGGCCGGTTCCTGA